TTTATAAAAAATAAGGTTGAGGAATCAAATTCTGATGGAGTTGTTGTAGGATTAAGTGGTGGAATAGATTCAACAGTAGTTGCAGCTTTAGCTGTTAAAGCATTAGGCTCAAGTCATGTTAGAGGATACATATTACCATCACTAACAACATCTGATCAAGATTTATTTGATGCAAAATTAATCAAAGAAGGATTAGACATAGAGACTGAGTACATTTCCATTGCAGATGTTTATGACCAGTTTTTAAAAACATGCGAGAACGATGAGTTACCACAAAAAAATAAATCATTAGCATCAGCTAACCTAAAACCTAGAATAAGAATGACAATATTATACTACTATGCTTCAATATATAACTCCTTAGTAATAGGTACAGGAAACAAAACAGAATTACAAATAGGATACTTCACAAAGTATGGTGATGGAGGAGTAGATTTACTACCAATAGGTGATTTATATAAA
This genomic interval from Candidatus Methanosphaera massiliense contains the following:
- a CDS encoding NAD+ synthase, which codes for MIDLPDFDAKEFIMRTCTFIKNKVEESNSDGVVVGLSGGIDSTVVAALAVKALGSSHVRGYILPSLTTSDQDLFDAKLIKEGLDIETEYISIADVYDQFLKTCENDELPQKNKSLASANLKPRIRMTILYYYASIYNSLVIGTGNKTELQIGYFTKYGDGGVDLLPIGDLYKEDVRKVAIELGVPDSIINKAPTAGLWPGQTDESELGMTYPILDRVLYLYLEKNYDLDYIADILEIPSSEVERIVNMVHNAEHKRQMAPICNKFEFNDDEDDEEFNVYVDDY